One Portunus trituberculatus isolate SZX2019 chromosome 22, ASM1759143v1, whole genome shotgun sequence genomic window, TTCCCCAATAACAACCTTACACTCAATACTGGATGAACCCTTTATTTGTAGCACAAGCATATGCCACCCTGTGAGATTCATGTTGAACTGAGGAAACTTACTTCAACAAAAAATGGCAGTGTGACAACTCAGGATATGATTCATGGACCATGatagtcaccaccacacaaaaacacttGCCCTAATAGGAGACCCAAACTGTCAAGTTGTCAGTGTTCACCAGTTGAATTAATTCAGGAGATGGTCAACATCATCTCACAGTACAGAGTACTCATCTCAAAACACTATACAGGCAacttgcttaacgaaggggttacattcctaaaaaaacccttcattaagcgaattttcgttaagcaaaccaattatagcaagtttaacccctgacttgagcttccattgagagtaaacaaagcgagagtgcatcatagtacagtaaaaggtttaatgaaagtaaaaattatgaagttaaacttTTAAGGAGTttgatttaagactaagtcattatattgtacactaatgtatgcatgtaagcaactttataatgttgatgatcttaaatttatgaagggagggagtgttgAGCGGAaaatatgctagctggcaacctgtggaatgtaaacaaaggtgtatcattgtaccacatacaaaacttatgtaccacatttccacaaggctttccattttatccatttcaGAGTtgcgagttcaggtggttcttttagcctTCTTAGTAGAGtctactgacttgaaaatggtagacagtagatggagtcaagccatggtgggaagcaatgctattagttttcttgcctctcttgtgtctgtgaataatatccagcttcacttcgagagtaagagacttcctggtcttcttagcaatgctaggtgacattgcagggtgttttggtggcatgtagagctaggtaagacgagctgctgctgacactgttattgttttgaactagggggagtgagtggtgtgcgttttgCCCACGAGagacgctggtgtattcaaaagcctgtcaacttgtgtgatatggcggggctttcaaacatggaaaaaattacctggataaaattttgttaaagcgagtttggtgttcgttaaattagcagatggtagtaaaaggaaaccttcgttatagcaaaattttgttgtgtgaaccttcattaagagGGGGTTACCTGTACTATTATgatgtatttattgatttactgtgcttttactccttccagtatttttttgttattttactatgttatttatttatagttatTTGAGTTTATACTTAATATGATTAACATCGTTACTCATTCATAGATCAAGATATAGTGACCTGGTGTACCAAGCTCTGTAATTTATAGAGACTGATATAGCACAAAACCTTAACAcatctctcatctttcctctgtAGAGGTTAATGCTTCATAAGGAAAGTGTAGAATAATCTGTGTTTGAATTTCtttatgaggaaaaagaaaatttgcagTTGAAACTTGTATTCATTCTGTGTAGTAACTAAGAGAATgtaagatgaggaaagagatgaagatgacaATTCTAACACACAGCATGATGAAGTGTCTAGTAGTGGCATGAGAATGTGACTCCATAGTTCTTTTataaacaactactactgtgaGGCTGTTATTGAAGTGAGCCTAAGAATttagagacaaaaataaaccaCATTTACATACTTCCAcactgatgatggtgatggtaacaatggcattacttttttttactagaCAAGAAAGACTTCAGGTGGTCGTTGGAGCTGCTTCACACTGCCGTTTGTGAGCACCGGTGGGAGGACGCCTTCAGCCTCCTGCCGTGTGTCATCACCCATACAGTACCACATCTTCCCCTGGAGTTCCTGTGGCGGGTGTGTGTCCTGCTTTACAGGCAGATTCTCTGTTGCAGAAGTGTTCCTCTGCTTCTGGCTGGTCAAAGTTGTCCTACCTTCTCTTCTAGTATTAGTATAGTAACCTTTCCCagtatccttattttcttagaATGTTTATTCTTTAGGGCAAGTGTTACACAATACTAGTGTAGTTGAAAAAATTTTCCATGGTTCtttatacaatttttcttttgacCTTTCTTTAAGAACTGGCTCATCAGtggataatattttcttttggttAGTGTCCAGCACAAGTTAATAATCTATATAATGATTCTTTTCCTTGAGATGCATGCACACATGATGTTTTACATATTCAAGGAAATTATGAGGTTAATTGATCTCTTACTTACAGATGACAGATGTCATTACCAGAAACATCCCTAGTCTATCCATTGAGGACAGAAAAAAATTCAGGTCTATTCTTCATGGTATGAAATTAAGAACATCAATGTTTCTGGACATTTTATCACAAGATCTTGCAGAAGCAACAGACAAAGATGTTGATGAACTGTTGCAGGTTAGTCCATGTCAGGCCTTTTTAAGACATGCAAACTGTAGTATTGACCTGTAAGTTGCTGGTTTAAAGAGGTCATATGCTTGATAATGAGAGTAACACTTGCCAATGTACAGATGATAGAGGACATCCAGAACCAGAGGCTGCCTCCAGCAATGGGGATTACGATCAAGACAAGCAAACGCTTCAAGGCCCTGTCTGATGGCTACGTTGGTCTGgtgcactactactgctggaaGAGCTCCTTGCTGAATGCTATGTCATCCTCCCAGCCACTGGACGGTAAGCCCAAggcagaaagggaaggggagatgtcTTTCATAGTTgtgggggaaagggggaaaaacagaaacaagagtCCAGAGTTCACAAATGAAAGTGATGAGATGGGTGTCCTAGTAAAATTTGTATCTGTGAGGGTAGAACAgatgaaaatgaatagaaagtcTTGTAAAGCAGACTACAGAAAGGGAAGACAAGTAATGGCAGTAACCATAGATATGATAGGGTGTAGCAAGAGACTCATCATTGTAGTGAAGTGTGAAGGTTTGAGAACAGTCACTTACAGCTTTTGTCACCAGTGCAGTGTACATCATTTGCATCTAAACTCATACCACATCTCTCATACACACTTCATTGTTTTCTGTTCCAAAAGGAATGATTTCCTAAGGATATTATTTATCTTCATCCTACATTGCAGATGATTCCTGGTCTGTGAGCTTTAGTGAAAGTCAAGGAACAACAAACACCAGCAAGAAAGAGATAGTCAGAAAGGCTCACTCCTTCCTGAAGAAAGCTCTCAGTGGCCTTAGTGAACCTGTGAGTTCTTGGCTATTGtatttgtattgttattttccCTCCCAGTTTTCTCTCCATGatataatctcttttttttacaagtGATGGGCAAGATTAAAGTGCATAAGAGATGACACTGGATGCCATTACAGTGTGACTGGTTCATGCTGCAATACCTGGAGCTGGAGCAGGAGCTGAATGGGCAGGAGTCTGCTATCAATGCATTGGAGCGGTACAAGAGTGACCCTCGCCGTGCCCCAGCACATCACCTTGCCTACCATTTCTACAAGAACCTGGTGTCAGGATCAGTCGTAGAGCAACTAATAGAGTTAGAGGTAATTCTGTCTTCTCAATTCTGttcacttcattttttgttgtaaGCTTCCTGTGTTTTATGAGTGAGTGAACAAGTCATgtaatttttgtcatttttatgtgtgtgtagataCAAATACATATTTCAGGAAGTAGCTGAAACAATAATAGACAAGGTTATACAGTAAGCTCCCACACTTtgtgaatctcagcttggcaaaattcacttttggcggtagggtggccacggaccaccAAGTGCATGCTTggtgatttgaattcaaacttggcggttCCCTGGCAGGCGCACGGCGAACCACACAGCTCCCCGGTGacatcagacctctctctaaacctatcagagcACAATGTGAGAGACCCCTTCAGCCATTATGTGCTAATATGCTATTACAgtagagactcaatactcgaagtTAATTCGTTTCAAATGgccgttcgagtattgaaaagtttgactattgatacctataaatcaggtaattcgttccagctattgccaaacccaagtttgGAAAAAAAGCAGCattttaattttgcagtcgccgctagcattggcgcacagaagcagggttagcctgtctttcatggaCTTGTGtgctggcaaacacttctcttttcctttgttatatagatcatgtttggtatttttttcaaAACAGGCCAGTTCCATCACAATTAAAGATTTGTTGTGGGCCTAAACgctccttatccacaaatttcttacATTCAGGCACAGATTACTCAGGGCAACTCTGTCAGCACTTGTGTGCTCGCCGTGcgtcacaacagaatgaattccacTTCTTTTAATTGAAACTCTCAAACCACCCtgtacttgctttaaaatcatcattggagtcagatttagtatcagaaataagatcacgatgcagcagcctaaccttcgcacaaattatgccctctgacaaagaatcaccagccatctacctttggtttatccaatcaacaatttttccatttcttccactgccgcaggtcgattaaattgccttttcataCCAAtagccacatcagctcttttaatgagctctgtcttcttcagtattgtggctactctagatttagccatacattACTCTGCTGCAAGATtggttattcttccttttttctcgttttgtcaataatctctttttttcctttcaatggttgtcactacattctttgttgtaggcttattctcaccactaacaagcctcttcgttgccattgtaagcttctaaatggggaaaaaaaaaaaaactctggagagaaagcgcaggacaatgttattctcaAGACAATGAAGGATCAGCTGGCTGCGGTGGACCAGTGGGGCACGTGGGACAACGGGAAGGATGAAAccacaggacaatgttattcttacgacagcgaaggatcaactggctgtgGAGGCACGTAGGGCggcgggaaggatgaaagcgcaggacaatgttattcttacaacAGCAATggatcaactggctgcagtGGGGCGCGTGGCGTGGCGGGAAGGATGAggcctttttttgtttacagccacgtaGACAGGCGTttgactaataggtattttttccggagtattaagtcgaacttttgtgttcgactattgaaaagtttgactatttagacattcgagtattgagtctccactgtattagccaatatgtgaaggcaaaagattttatttcagcttgaaagatggtattttaggggtgaAAAAAGGGaatttggcaatgaccaaagactgattgaggcattttttaggcaatttatatggtataaagaacttgtGCCTGGCAAAATTTGCATTTGGTGTTAGTTTCACCAGACTAATTAAATCACCAAGTGGGGGGTTTACTGTATAGGTGATAAACtatgtatgtttatatatatcttGTACAGTTGGCTCCAAACCTTTGAGTACACATCATGGTAAGGTGAAAGTGACATCTGGCAAGACCAAACAGCAGAGTAGGAAATATCCCTAGAATTATGGTAACAGAGGTGGAGAAGCTGCCCTTGCTCTGATGAGTGCCAAGGTGTTTATACCTCACTGTACCATATGTTTCCTTCACACATTGTAACAAGTGTCTTCTCAACAGTGCATCAGCAAAGCATGTTCCGATGATCCCCTGGTGCTGGAGCAAGTGAACCTCTATCTTCACAGTTGTAAGTCCACTGCTTCACTTCTTTAATTCCTCTCATTGGTTCACTCTGCTCCATCAGAGTACACTTCTGAACATCATCTACTCTATGTTGGATACTTACTGTGCCACATTTTCGTAGTGTGGTGAGTAGATTGTAGTTGTGACGGTGGTGAGGGAGCTGATGGATGGATAGTTGTTGTGACTGGGAAGAGAATGTCTAGATAAAGCACTAAATACTGTAATAAACAGTCTGAGATTTACTGATTAATTATGACCATCTATTTTTATGAGTACAGCAGGCTACACTGTTTTATTTACACAGTGGATCATGGTGGGCCGACACTGGAGAGGGCCATGATGTGGATGAGGAGTGCTGAGAGTGACAGTGGCCAGGAAAGCAATGATGACTGTCTTCCAGGCCAAATAAATACTTCCTGCACACTGAGGAAaagtgagtggtgtggtgttttggcAGCTGGTAGGGGTACTCTGTTCTGTGCTGCTTCCTTGTGCTGCACTGAACTCTTACTAGTATTGTTTGCCTCAGCCATTTTCCAGATAGACCCAAGTATGGTTTAGTGTTATTTGTTGGTATATTCTTTAAAGCTTTATGTGTTATAGCAGTAAAGGTTGTTGtctaaatgaaaagaatataaaagaatgtTAAGAGTAATAATGGAATGTTTTGGGAGTtgagatattgtgtgtgtgtatttgagtgAGAAGAtccacagacacatacatgaaGGTGATGGGGTGGCAGTGTTATGGGATTGCTTATTATAACATTGAATTCACCTGCAGCTGGGAAGGTGGAGGTGCTGATGAGGTGCCTGATGCTGCTTGTGGGAATGCTGGACTACCCATGCCACACTTGGAACTTGAAGCCATGGCAGAAGCTGACGCAAGTGTTGACCAAGTTTTACCAAGCCTGGGTGAAGTACGTATCTTGCTGGTTCACTTTTCATGCTGTCTTTTGAATATTTTTAGTTCAGCCTTTTGTGTCTGTGGTCATACTTTGATGTCATGGCACacaatgaagagggagagagaggttaatttgACCTCTCTTGGAAGCAGAACTTTTTAGAGACCAACACACAAAAGTTATTAGTAAttatgggaaaaaatgaagcagCAGTTAGAGTGTTAATGATGTACGAGTATTTGTTTGGGACTGAACTTTGTTTTCtagtctgttctttctttttttggggggatgggGTGAAaggttcttgttgctgttattcCTTATTAACTAATGTGCAGGTGTTGGTTCTGCTTGGCCTGCAAAAAGACCAGGAAGCGGATGCACAGACTGGCACAGACAGTGGTGCCTCTGTGGAAACATTTTGTGTGGAAGGAGCCTCCAGCGACCCTGTCCCTGGAGCAAGCCAAGGTCCTCTTCCATCATGTGTTTGCTGCTTTCATATTTAACTACAGTGAGTATTGCAGGACTGTCACCATCTCATCACCCACCACTTGCAGGAGACAGTGGGATcaccagtgtgtgtggtggtggtggtggtgaaaggttgTGATGCTAGTGAATtgtctgtggtggaggtggtgtcagtAAAGACGTTAATGGTAGTGATGAGTTGTGGTGTTAATGAGGTCTCTTTGAGGTCATGTTGGTGAAGAtcatagtgatgatgatggtgataagttATGATAATAGTGAGTTCTTTTTATTGCCAGGTGATGAGTACGTGAGTCTATCCATGTCTGCCCTAGTGAAGAATGGCCACTTGCTGCTGAAGAAAGAGCTGATGAGTCTTATGAAGTTCCCGGGAGCTTTCCAGAGGCACTTTAGCTTGCTCGCCAAGGAACACAGGAAGAGGTAATGCTTTGTCTTACATTCTTCTTTGATAAGAAAACAGAAGGCAATGATAATTTGGATAAATGTCATGATTCTCCAGCTTATAGCTATACTCTTGTTATTATGTTACAGAATGGCTTGTATAATGCCACATTTAAAAACAATTTTGCCTTATTTATCCTGATTTATCTTAATTTCTGgcctatttttccctctttttcatctcctcggCTGCTGTCGCAGTTTATAACCTTCTTTGTTGGTCAGGTCAAATGTTTCAGACAAAAAGCACCATTGGTACTGGATTTATTGCTTtactttattctattctttctttcttcttcatgtctttctgtttctgtcattcacacatcttttcttgtttcttcaagATTTATTTAAATTCATATGGTTACCAtacttctgtctttttttctattacatgttgcatctcttcctttcttcatgacCACAATTTCCTTTTAGAAACACACCTGAAGGCTGTAGAGATTGATCAAAGGAGAATATGAACTCTATCTTTCAAGTAGTAGcaaaatgttttctttatttcagagTGGAAGGCATCTCACTAAGATCTCTGAGCCAAACTGCATGCCAAAATAAGAAAGCCATCCAGCAGAATCAGAAGAGAACACAGGACACATCTGAGGCTGCAACCATTATTTCTTCTCATGACCTCAACCAGgagacacacagagaaggaCCACGTGACTCAGGGTCTGAGTGTGAGGATGAGGTTTTACAACTTACACCATTTAAGGATTCCTGTAAGTTGCAATATTTTGAATCAAGAGACTGGACTCTCACCAAGATTTCTGAGAAACATTTTTGATACATCGTTGGAAGGGAATTATATCACCAGCACTCAAACCAAGGATGAGAAATGCAGAGACCAGAAAAAACTTGTAGAGGATCCTGAATTGAATGGCACTTACATAACTTATCAGGAAACTgacaaggaaaataacaaatgtaCCTCAGCATCTGATGCTGCAAAGATTAACGATGATCATTCTTCTCAGAGCAAAATAGAAACTGCAAAAGGTTTCCCAATATCACATCAACAAGGAAAGATTTTGGTGACCATACTGAATCTAATGATAAAGTAAATGGAAAGCAGGACTCtattgaaaatatgaaatattctaaAAGTACTTCTATAAAAGCTAaatcaaaaaaacaaaacttccTCAGAGTGAAGAATCAGTGCCCCAATCTCCTGCTGTATGCATGAGAACCAGGTTAAGCACTAATGCATTCTATCAGTCTTATGATAAAGGCAACAAAACAGTGGTGGATGCAGATCAAAATTGCTTGCCAGAAGAAGACACTGGTACTGTCTCTTGCTTGACACACAAACTTGGCAGTGACAGAAGTGTTAGTGACAATAGACAGTGTGTTGATTGTCAAAAGGAAACACCCCATGAAGTCCAAGGAACAGAACATGGTTTACTACAACTAGAGGGGCAAAAAGAACATGGTAGTTGTGATGAAGCAGAGAGTACTTGTTTGAAAAATCCTGAGAAGAAAAGATTGCTCTTTGATAAAACCTTGAGCACAAATACTAAGGTGACAAGGCATGATGTGAATGTTACTTTGGAGACAAGTGTGGGAAATACTGAAGACAAAAATGAATGTTCTGTGTCATCCTCAAGCTCTGCTGAAGATGTACCTGATACCAGAACTTCCTGTCATAGTAGTGAACTAAAAAGTGACAAACCAGAAAATAGCACAAGTGgtgtagataaaaagaaaagaaatggaaaaaaagataagacagAAAGAAGCAAAAGTCAAAAAGTTAAACACAAATTAAAGAATCTCATAAAcaatacagaagaaaagaaaaaacaaactcccagtacagaagaaaaagaaaacataactcCAGAACATAGCATAAAATCAGTTGAAAATAAATATCAAGATCCAAATGCATCACTTGTCAAAGGAACAATAGCTGATGGGGACTCACCAAGGCTTCCAAAGTGGACTAGATCAGAAAATGACATGATGTATAGAACAATtgtaagagaaacagaaacccAGTCACATGATGAAGCAAGTGATGATGCCTCCCAAACTGTTCCAGAAACCCAGTCACATGATGAAGCAAGTGATGATGTCTTACAAACTGTTTCAAAAACCCAGAATCAATTGATTACAAGCGTCAACCTTTCCACTGAGGACAGACACACTGACAAGATGCAACGAGAGGAGAATGAAGCAACtcacagaaaacaaaatgaaccagtccaagaggaagagaatgataaaataagaggaaagcagAATCAAGAAGTTCAAGAGAAAACCAAGTCAAAGGAGCAACATTGTGATGAAACAGATGTAGGAAAACAGACACAATCAgctcaaggagaaagaaaatcagagGAACAAGTGCTCAATAGTACTggtcaaagaaaacaaaagggagTAAGTTCAAACAGTTTGGAAATTGATGCAAGTCGTGTCTGCAATCAAGAATATTCCCAGAGCTCCATTGATACCCTAACagcaggccagagagagagggagtgcacCTCCTCCCCTGAGGAACCTGTACCATCGAGTCCATGTGGCCAAGGATTCTTTGTGACACAAGAGAGTAAATCTGGTGAGCCTTTGCTGTCACCAGATGGCAAAGAGTCTGGGAGTCAGAAACCAGGACATGAGGACTTGAACATTGATGAGTTGAAAGAACTGGATCTGGTAGATCTGGACCATTATCTGCTCAGAGAACAGAAAGAGCAGTATTACTGTGAGTCcattaaagatgaagaaaattccTTAGAGGTGCATAGCTGGCATTCGGACAAAACTCCAGGTGGTTTATTGGAATCAGTTTCAGTGGCCCAAGGCCACAAGGAGTCGTGCAGACCCACAGCctgtgtcactgaagaagaagcATCAgtcaaagatgaagaaggatgtGATTCAATAACAGAAGTACAGGACTTTGAGAAATGCTCAGGATCAAATCATAAATCACCTCAAAAGTTATTAGAGAAGTCTGTCCCAAAAGAAGACAGTGAAGGCAGTAAGGCATTACCTAAAAAGTCATGGCCTTCTAAGTCTAAGCTGCAGACTCCTTCCACCAAACACCCTATCATGCCTTGGTGTATGCTGCATGTGGAGGATCTGCCAACTCCCTCAATGCTAGATATTGTCAAACACTCAGACACCAGCACTCCCAACACACGAGGAAAGCAAAGGCAAGGACGATCAGGCATGTGCAGTTCTGTTACTGGCACCCTAAAAGACACAAGGATCACTAGAAGACGTTCCTGTGTGCCCCATTACCTTGCATCATGGCTTGAAGGCTTGCCCCTCCCAGACACTGACAACAGCACTCCCAATGGGAAGAGCAAGGACAGTGATGCTCATGAGGCAAGATTAAAAATTCCAGATGCTGTGCTATCCAGTACTtcaccaaaaaagaaaacactaagaGAAAGCAAGAACTCATTGATAAACTCTGGGATGGAAAATTCTGATTCTATGCTGTCTGATgcatcaacaataaaaacagagaattcatctaagaaaagaaagaaaaatattttggcATGTACAGATGAAGGAATGACAGATTTGAAAGGTTTGGAAGACAGCATATCACAGTGTGGCAAAGACGGAGAAGCCAGTGCTGAACCTGCAACACAGACATCAGTGCCCACAGCGGAAGAGTTTGTTACAATTAATAACAAACAGGAGTGTGAAACAAGGaatgatatgtgtgtgtctgttactGATGGAATGGATGATCTTTCCATTCTCAGAGACGCAGAGGTTAGCTTGGAAGCATCGCCGGAGAAGAACACTTCATCCCTGATTGAAACTGACAATAATGGTTTGGAAAATGATGGTGAACAGTGTGTGGAACAAGATACTCAAAGTGGTACAAACACAGATAGACTGAAGGGTCTTCCATCCAATTATGAAGACCAAGTGGATGGTTTGGAGATTAGTGAGAATGTTTTGAAGGATAATAATCATCACTCTGTGGGAGATTTTCAATGTGCCACTCAAGCTGACTGGTTGAAGGATCTGCCACTCATTAATGTTAGTGAAGTGACTGCTTTAGTAACATCACCTGACAGAAATGATACATccaaaacaaatgaacaatgttcaagaaaaagaaagagcagcCTTAGAGTCCTAGAAATGGATTGGATTAAAGATTTGCCAATCAGTAATGAAAATAGACAGTCTAATACAGAAACCTCATTGGAAAGAGACATCTCATCAGCACCTAAAGCCAAGGATCCCACACAGGCAACCACGAagcagaataagaagaggaagagtgaaagacaaaaaattaaGTGGTCTTTCAATCTCCCTCTTGATATCAAGAACAAAAGACGAAAATCCATAATGAAATGGACAGAAGATCTCCCTCTTGATATCGACGACAGAAGACAAGAATCCGTAATGAAATGGTTAGAAGATCTCCCTCTTGATATCGAGAACAAAAGACGAGAATCAGTAATGAAATGGACTGAAGATCTCCCTCTTGACATTGAGAAAACACCAGCTTGCTTACAGAAATCACTTCATGAACACAACACATCACGGGTGGACAAGACAGCTTTA contains:
- the LOC123507477 gene encoding titin homolog is translated as MRTRLSTNAFYQSYDKGNKTVVDADQNCLPEEDTGTVSCLTHKLGSDRSVSDNRQCVDCQKETPHEVQGTEHGLLQLEGQKEHGSCDEAESTCLKNPEKKRLLFDKTLSTNTKVTRHDVNVTLETSVGNTEDKNECSVSSSSSAEDVPDTRTSCHSSELKSDKPENSTSGVDKKKRNGKKDKTERSKSQKVKHKLKNLINNTEEKKKQTPSTEEKENITPEHSIKSVENKYQDPNASLVKGTIADGDSPRLPKWTRSENDMMYRTIVRETETQSHDEASDDASQTVPETQSHDEASDDVLQTVSKTQNQLITSVNLSTEDRHTDKMQREENEATHRKQNEPVQEEENDKIRGKQNQEVQEKTKSKEQHCDETDVGKQTQSAQGERKSEEQVLNSTGQRKQKGVSSNSLEIDASRVCNQEYSQSSIDTLTAGQRERECTSSPEEPVPSSPCGQGFFVTQESKSGEPLLSPDGKESGSQKPGHEDLNIDELKELDLVDLDHYLLREQKEQYYCESIKDEENSLEVHSWHSDKTPGGLLESVSVAQGHKESCRPTACVTEEEASVKDEEGCDSITEVQDFEKCSGSNHKSPQKLLEKSVPKEDSEGSKALPKKSWPSKSKLQTPSTKHPIMPWCMLHVEDLPTPSMLDIVKHSDTSTPNTRGKQRQGRSGMCSSVTGTLKDTRITRRRSCVPHYLASWLEGLPLPDTDNSTPNGKSKDSDAHEARLKIPDAVLSSTSPKKKTLRESKNSLINSGMENSDSMLSDASTIKTENSSKKRKKNILACTDEGMTDLKGLEDSISQCGKDGEASAEPATQTSVPTAEEFVTINNKQECETRNDMCVSVTDGMDDLSILRDAEVSLEASPEKNTSSLIETDNNGLENDGEQCVEQDTQSGTNTDRLKGLPSNYEDQVDGLEISENVLKDNNHHSVGDFQCATQADWLKDLPLINVSEVTALVTSPDRNDTSKTNEQCSRKRKSSLRVLEMDWIKDLPISNENRQSNTETSLERDISSAPKAKDPTQATTKQNKKRKSERQKIKWSFNLPLDIKNKRRKSIMKWTEDLPLDIDDRRQESVMKWLEDLPLDIENKRRESVMKWTEDLPLDIEKTPACLQKSLHEHNTSRVDKTALSTNQCVDEENNEEEETHGTSSHSINKIDQESEAPSRRLTRAYWNSAIDSETDIIGERQKSDSIKEGDSVQEVNKSSDESPRNNKVTDSNPNRTLEESVKDGDCEKGNRDLKEERDKRNTNQEESERGSRGGNQRSNGHKECEVETTCYDANEDMTDGLKRKTGKTKQKECENNKDDSHKLSESIGHEESDGETSCCGVGDMEDGNKGKRKKTKQKGYEKSKDNRHEHSGNIGHEECAGETSYYGASDMEAESNENRESKTKTSLERDITPVAEAKDPTQTTTKQNKKRKKQEMKWTEDLPLILRTKDENP
- the LOC123507478 gene encoding uncharacterized protein LOC123507478, with amino-acid sequence MSQILTRRRSRQLNCSSDVTSGVGSVCETSVKVGEGNGSDLFISDDDDVVDRDYVQPAHMSSSDDESLPTRKEQRKKHKAMSLLQPCVSRLSDPELSDGTGRTPACGSRVFAVTRIALESDSSYHTQVKKQRKSYNSKDKKDFRWSLELLHTAVCEHRWEDAFSLLPCVITHTVPHLPLEFLWRMTDVITRNIPSLSIEDRKKFRSILHGMKLRTSMFLDILSQDLAEATDKDVDELLQMIEDIQNQRLPPAMGITIKTSKRFKALSDGYVGLVHYYCWKSSLLNAMSSSQPLDDDSWSVSFSESQGTTNTSKKEIVRKAHSFLKKALSGLSEPCDWFMLQYLELEQELNGQESAINALERYKSDPRRAPAHHLAYHFYKNLVSGSVVEQLIELECISKACSDDPLVLEQVNLYLHSLDHGGPTLERAMMWMRSAESDSGQESNDDCLPGQINTSCTLRKTGKVEVLMRCLMLLVGMLDYPCHTWNLKPWQKLTQVLTKFYQAWVKCWFCLACKKTRKRMHRLAQTVVPLWKHFVWKEPPATLSLEQAKVLFHHVFAAFIFNYSDEYVSLSMSALVKNGHLLLKKELMSLMKFPGAFQRHFSLLAKEHRKRVEGISLRSLSQTACQNKKAIQQNQKRTQDTSEAATIISSHDLNQETHREGPRDSGSECEDEVLQLTPFKDSCKLQYFESRDWTLTKISEKHF